A region from the Paraburkholderia youngii genome encodes:
- a CDS encoding ABC transporter permease subunit, giving the protein MTSIQPIEPSTTLIPEKNRTKTLTIGILTTIFVIAAPMIIGAAGGNYWVRVLDFAMLYVMLALGLNVVVGFAGLLDLGYIAFYAIGAYTAALLSSPHLSTQFEWIAALAPHGLNVPIWIIVPIAMSLAAMFGILLGAPTLRLRGDYLAIVTLGFGEIVRIFMNNLDRPVNITNGPKGITGIAPVQIGGFSFAQSHSLFGMQFPAVYLYYYLFVLCALFVIWTCTRLQHSRIGRAWAAIREDEIAAKAMGINTRNVKLLAFAMGASFGGLSGAMFGAFQGFVSPESFTFWESVVVLACVVLGGMGHIPGVILGAVLLAVFPEFLRSTMGPLQNMIFGHEVVDTEVIRQLLYGLAMVVIMLYRSEGLWPAPKHEDKIAKLAKRSGKKPVRA; this is encoded by the coding sequence ATGACCTCAATTCAACCGATCGAGCCGTCCACAACGCTCATCCCCGAAAAGAACCGCACGAAGACGCTGACCATCGGCATCCTTACGACGATCTTCGTGATCGCCGCGCCGATGATCATCGGCGCGGCGGGCGGCAACTACTGGGTCCGCGTGCTCGACTTCGCGATGCTGTACGTGATGCTCGCGTTGGGCCTGAACGTGGTGGTGGGCTTTGCCGGCCTGCTCGACTTGGGCTACATCGCGTTCTACGCGATCGGTGCCTACACGGCCGCGCTGCTGAGCTCGCCGCACCTGTCGACGCAATTCGAATGGATCGCGGCGCTCGCGCCGCACGGTTTGAACGTGCCGATCTGGATCATCGTGCCGATCGCGATGTCGCTGGCCGCGATGTTCGGGATCCTGCTCGGCGCGCCGACGCTGCGTCTGCGCGGCGACTACCTGGCGATCGTGACCCTCGGCTTCGGGGAAATCGTGCGGATCTTCATGAACAACCTCGACCGTCCGGTGAACATCACCAATGGTCCGAAGGGGATCACCGGGATCGCGCCGGTGCAGATCGGCGGCTTCAGCTTCGCGCAGTCGCACTCGCTGTTCGGCATGCAGTTCCCGGCGGTGTACCTGTACTACTACCTGTTCGTGCTGTGCGCGCTGTTCGTGATCTGGACGTGTACGCGTCTGCAGCATTCGCGTATCGGCCGCGCGTGGGCCGCGATCCGCGAAGATGAAATTGCCGCCAAGGCGATGGGCATCAACACCCGCAACGTGAAGCTGCTCGCGTTCGCGATGGGCGCGTCGTTCGGCGGCTTGTCGGGCGCGATGTTCGGTGCGTTCCAGGGCTTCGTGTCGCCGGAATCGTTCACGTTCTGGGAATCGGTCGTGGTGCTCGCCTGTGTGGTGCTCGGCGGCATGGGCCACATTCCCGGCGTGATTCTCGGCGCGGTGCTGCTCGCGGTGTTCCCCGAGTTCCTGCGCTCCACGATGGGTCCGCTGCAGAACATGATCTTCGGCCATGAAGTCGTCGATACCGAAGTGATCCGTCAGCTGCTGTACGGTCTGGCGATGGTCGTGATCATGCTGTATCGCTCGGAAGGCCTGTGGCCCGCGCCGAAGCACGAAGACAAGATTGCGAAGCTGGCGAAGCGTAGCGGCAAGAAGCCGGTGCGCGCATAA
- a CDS encoding ABC transporter ATP-binding protein, whose protein sequence is MSDNVSNNAAIRLSVKGVNKRFGGLQALSEVGLQIRAGEIYGLIGPNGAGKTTFFNVITGLYTPDSGEFKLDGENYTPTAVYQVAKAGIARTFQNIRLFGGMTALENVMVGRHVRTKHGLLGAVFQTPAERQEEREIKERALELLDYVGITQYADYTSRNLSYGHQRRLEIARALATDPKLLALDEPAAGMNATEKVELTKLLDKIRADGKTILLIEHDVKLVMGLCNQMTVLDYGKVIAQGLPQDVQKDAKVIEAYLGAGVH, encoded by the coding sequence ATGAGCGATAACGTAAGCAACAACGCGGCGATCCGTCTGTCGGTGAAGGGCGTCAACAAGCGCTTCGGCGGTTTGCAGGCGCTTTCCGAGGTCGGCCTGCAGATCCGCGCGGGTGAAATCTACGGTCTGATCGGCCCGAACGGCGCCGGCAAGACGACCTTCTTCAACGTGATCACGGGTCTGTACACGCCGGATTCGGGCGAGTTCAAGCTCGACGGCGAGAACTACACGCCGACCGCGGTCTATCAGGTCGCGAAGGCGGGCATTGCGCGCACGTTCCAGAACATTCGCCTGTTCGGCGGCATGACCGCGCTCGAAAACGTGATGGTCGGCCGTCATGTGCGCACCAAACACGGTCTGCTCGGCGCGGTGTTCCAGACCCCGGCCGAACGCCAGGAAGAGCGCGAGATCAAGGAGCGCGCGCTCGAACTGCTCGACTACGTCGGCATCACGCAATACGCGGACTACACGTCGCGCAACCTGTCGTATGGCCACCAGCGTCGTCTGGAGATCGCGCGTGCGCTGGCGACGGATCCGAAGCTGCTCGCGCTCGACGAACCGGCGGCCGGCATGAACGCCACCGAGAAAGTCGAGCTGACCAAGCTGCTCGACAAGATCCGCGCGGACGGCAAGACGATTCTGCTGATCGAACACGACGTGAAGCTCGTGATGGGCCTGTGCAACCAGATGACGGTGCTCGACTATGGCAAGGTGATCGCACAGGGTCTGCCGCAGGACGTGCAGAAGGATGCGAAGGTGATCGAAGCTTATCTGGGTGCGGGGGTCCACTGA
- a CDS encoding ABC transporter ATP-binding protein: MLKIKGLQVNYGGIQAVKGVDLEVGQGELVTLIGANGAGKTTTMKAITGLKAYAAGDIEYMGQSIKGLPAHELLKRGLAMVPEGRGIFARMSIVENMQMGAYLRNDADGIKSDVERMFGFFPRLKERASQYAGTLSGGEQQMLAMARAIISRPKLLLLDEPSMGLSPIMVEKIFEVVRSISAEGMTVLLVEQNARLALQAANRGYVMDSGLITMSGDAKQMLDDPKVRAAYLGE; the protein is encoded by the coding sequence ATGTTGAAAATCAAGGGCCTGCAGGTCAACTACGGCGGCATCCAGGCGGTAAAGGGTGTTGACCTCGAAGTCGGGCAGGGCGAACTCGTCACGCTGATCGGCGCGAACGGCGCGGGCAAGACCACGACGATGAAGGCGATCACCGGCCTGAAGGCGTACGCGGCCGGCGACATCGAGTACATGGGCCAGTCGATCAAAGGCCTGCCCGCGCACGAGTTGCTCAAGCGCGGTCTCGCGATGGTGCCGGAAGGTCGCGGCATCTTCGCGCGTATGTCGATCGTCGAGAACATGCAGATGGGCGCGTATCTGCGCAACGATGCCGACGGTATCAAGTCGGACGTCGAGCGCATGTTCGGCTTCTTCCCGCGTCTGAAGGAGCGCGCCTCGCAATACGCGGGCACGCTGTCGGGCGGTGAGCAGCAGATGCTCGCGATGGCGCGTGCGATCATCTCGCGGCCCAAGCTGCTGCTGCTCGATGAACCGTCGATGGGTCTGTCGCCGATCATGGTCGAGAAGATCTTCGAAGTGGTGCGCTCGATTTCCGCTGAAGGTATGACGGTGCTGCTCGTCGAGCAGAACGCGCGTCTCGCGCTGCAGGCGGCCAATCGTGGCTACGTGATGGACTCCGGTCTGATTACGATGTCGGGCGACGCGAAACAGATGCTCGACGATCCGAAGGTTCGGGCCGCTTACCTGGGTGAATGA